AGCAAGTTATATCCTCTAGAACTGACATCTAATGAATACACAGGACTGTGTGATGAAATACTACCTGCCAGACGAGCGAAGACTGATGCAaaggaaaagataaaaatgtggACCAAATGAGACTATCCAATAATTTTATGAACTGTTAACTGTTCGTGCTTaattacagaaaataattttattttattcgtgTTCATTATCAAAGACAGTTAAagatattcaaagttttatatttatcagaGACAGTAATTCAAagtgaaattttcataatttattttcattttattgtaattaaattcatttgcgGGCCCCCAGAATGTTAAGAATTGCACTTGAGGTGTTCCCGCTACCGCTCTCTATTGTACATGATGTCACCGTTGTTGTGACGTTATCTATTCAGAGTTCCAATACAAGTATCATTGCAAGTAGACGTTCTTATTTCTAAGCCTTAATTTGTGTCCGATACAATCCCTCTACGataataactgtttagtgtctttaaatatcagctgtatttgtactcggaTTGAAACAGGAGTTGTAGCTTgctaaaagctcgcatacaccttgtttcctagactcatacaaatacagctgatatttaaagacactaaacagttattgtctacatgtatataagtagAATTAACATGTAAAAATGTAAGCCTACATGTACATGCTCATTTACTTCAGATACTTAAAAggataacaatttaaaatgtacTTACTCAGTAAACTTGCAGATAGCTTCACACAGCcctatttgttttatcttagtATCTATGTGGTCATTCTTTGGATAGTAGTACATGATCTTTTTCTCTTCCTGGtgaaagaaacatttttattttagtatgttCTAACTTTCTGTCCGAGTGGCAACTGAGAAATTATGGCATCTCAGCTtagaatatatatgaaataaaaaggtgtgtatttaataaaaaattcttGGGAATCTGAATTAATACTGTTTTACCATGAGCGACAGCAAGGGGTAAAATATTGGCGTATAGGCCAAATCCGTGGTAAAATCAGTATAAATTCAAGCCCCATGAGAAATTTCTAaactaataggacaaatacttTTGGAACAAAACAGTCTAAAATGTAGGTGAAGGCAAGTATTTGATGTTCCAATAAAGAAACACAATATCGAATTGACGTAAAAGAATGTTGATAGGTTTGGATGaatttaaagataattttacttacttttatgtcttttgtacatataaaaaatggCTTATATTACATTTAAGCATTGTTTCTTAACGTTTCCTTGTTGAGATGATTTTTCGGTTTCACAgagtgtattttcccgtaaaaggCTTATATTCTTACGTCATCTTTCTATAACATCTGGAAgcttattcataaaaaagcatatgCTCTGGGAGTGCAACCCAAAATAgcccaaacaatatattcatattttaccagggtgtgtactcaaagcatTTGAAGAACGTCATTTTAGAATGTAAAATAACCAAGGAATTATACCTCATATTTGGTATAAACTTACGTCACCCTCTCTTGGTCCATATTCTGAATTGAAGACAAAGAAATTAATCAGACTAATTCCTCCTTTCACAGCCATGCTTTTATTATGATTTGGTGTGCTGTGATGATTAATTTCTTGGTCGGTAGATTGTCTACTAGTTGGCCTTTGACTATGCTTagtaaaaatatttgacaactTATCACTGTTGCAACAACATGAAGTGGAGATTTCTTGTTTCTCGTTAAAATATTCATGCATTAATACATGCAAGTGGGTGATTCAGTAAAGCAATTGTCAAACTCATTATTGTTTCCCATTAAAGCCATTTTCTGGCCTAGCAGACTTCAAAGTTTACTCCTACTTCCAGACAACTCTACTTTCGATTGAACAGGAAGTCCTCTTCTAGACTATTTCCGGCTACTTTCACTTTGTACTTTGTATGGTTCGATATTGAGGACGATAGGgtgattattttgtaaaatgtaatgTATTTACACTGTCAAATACACATGTTCATATCATGAAATATGTAATATTCAagtttcttatatttataaaatcattatattttgagaCGTCCTAAATAACATGATAATTTGGaatgcaaacattttttaaaaagtgcattgttagatcaaggatttgtatatatCCTTGATTAGATCATCATAACAAATATTGACAAAGATGGCTGTGGCTGTACCTACAAAATTACTCTGTGCTGCACAGTGCAGTTGGAAAATCTTAAGCTTTCACTAGTTTGTAGCGGGGTTGCTTCCCCTTAGTACATGTTCAAAATGTAGAACATATATAGCCAGTCTTAATCAACTGAGCTAGGGAATAGATTCTTTGGCTCAGTGGGTTAACACACTGACTGTAAGGCAGACGACCGGGGTTCAAATCCTGATGGTGACGATATGAAATTGTAGAGTAAATACGTGCTCTCCGGTTACATTTGGCGCCCGACTGAAAAAAATCCACGATGGTTATCTGGAGTATAGCCAGGGTTTGTGTTGTTAAGAGCCATATATGAAGATATGATGACTCTTGTGGTGGGGGAATAGTGTAGCGGGGTTGCTTCCCCTTAGTACAGGTAGAACATATAAAGCCATGGAGTCTTATTCAATTGAGCTAGGGAATCGAATCTTTGGCTCAGTGGGTTAACACACTGACTGTCACGCAGACTGTACATGCTCTCCTGttacaagttatttaaaaattgaaatacttttttgacTTTTGTGTGTTACTTGTTGTTCTGTTGGTTTAAAAAGCTCTTCAGAGCTTATGTTTATACTTTTAATGCttatacatttacatgataataaaaactaattctgagatatgtcaaatatttaaatcgTTTCTTTTCAGAGAGCAGTTACTGCAAACTATCAGAATGGACAGCATAAGAAGTTATCTAGGAATGGGAATCAAGAAGTTCATAGGATTCCAAGCATTTGAACTGACTTATCTTGGAGTGTTGGCAGTGCTTCCATTCATTGTAGTCCAACCATTCATTGCCAAAACTATACTGTTCACAGCTATTGTCATTATACTAAATGTAGTTTATCAGAAGCTTACCTTCAGACGAATAAACACAGAGGAGAAATATGTCTTCATAACTGGTTGTGATACAGGTAATAATGTTATTGGAAAACAAAGGATATGTGGTATCAATACATgatcagcaaaaaaaaaaaaaaaaaaagaagggaaAAGTGTATTTATTACTGTTCTTCAACTCAAAGTCACAGTGAGTTCTTCAATGTGGGGCAAAAAACTCTCATCTCACTGCAAACTTAGCAATGTTTTGAGCAGAATAAAAAAGAAGctagctacaaaaccaggtttgaTCAACCATTTCCTACAAAAGACAAGTAAGGTGACAAacctttatttcttttaatgaaatgaaattaagaTCACTTTGTAaggtaacatttattttttacagagttgACAATGCTTGTTAATAtggttaaaaaatgttaaaaaaaatatgcaaggatttaaaaaaatgtgggtaaataaaaacacatgtaATGCCATTATAAAGAAgtttatgatctttttaatttgaagtaaACCATGAGATAGATTTTGACCATATTTAATGAGAACCATTTTTTGATAATGATCAATGGTTTTAACATTGTGCACAATCAACATGTCAACTAAAACTGAAAAGAAATACAATTGAAACCAaactttcgatttttttttttttttaacaaaatctgtGTTTTTTGTGTGCGGCATTGTTCATGAAATTGGAGCCGAAATTaatgaatatgaataaaactgccattatttgtgttttatttacatttttaataataatttttgtaataaatgaagaacaaaccttttaaaatactttcaaaagGTTGAAAAAAATCCAGGTTTTTAACAGCAGGTATGTATTTATGCATACCCGTAATGTACCAACTTCGGtggccgttaccatggaaacgagtCTGGTGACATACTATTTTTAACTCAAATTTTTATAGAGGCCATTGCATAGTATATGTatgcaagttttaaaaaaaaatcaatggggAAAAAATTGCTATATCTGTAGGGTGCCACCTTAAAGGATACTTACTGTATGTATTTGTCCTCTTCATGTTAGTAAAATAAGGCTAACTCAAAAGTGATGTCATAAAGTTAACCAAAACTTTCAGTATTTGGTTGTTAAGCATTGAGAAATGTGaatttaacttgttttttttgtaaacattgtaCTATACTTTTTAAGGATTTGGAAATGCAGTGGCTCGTCGTTTATCAGGAGAAGGACTGTCTGTGTTTGCTGGCTGTTATAATCCAGATGGAAAAGGAGCCAGTCAACTTAGATCAGAGTACAGTAGTATACAGAttataaaactagatataaCAGATGATAATTCTGTTGACCAGGCTTTTGCAGAGATAGAGAAAAAGGTCAAAGATAAAGGTATATACATATCACAAATTAATATCAGCATCATAGGCAGAAGCAGAAAGACAAAATGCCACAAAAAATGTGAACAAAATTTCAATGCTGAAGAAAATGTTAGAACTGTTTTGGTCTGTCAAACTTTAATAACATGTTGCAAATTGATGTTCATTCcttaaaattttatatgaaatgatGATTAATATTCATTCAGTCTTTTAAGCCATAAGCAATAATTAATAGACAGTTCctgatttaaaaaatgcataaataatagaaaatgaaaatgatgggTGGgaaatgttgtgttttgttaaattcCTGTAAGtgaattaatttttctttaataaattacTTTACGTTTGTATTTGTGATTAAATgaggtaattttttttactaatttatgACACCTATTGGCTATATCCCTGTTGTATAATATTTTCTTGTTACTAATGAAActaatactttaattttttcttaGATGTCATTGTAAATTTGCATATTGAACTATAAACTTTCAACCATAAATTTTTACTACgagattgtatatatatttttgaactttttgttGTATGTTATAGTGCAATCTTTTGTATTAAAACAGATTGATGTTTTGTGGATTCTTTGTTTTAACAGGGTTATGGGCCTTGATAAACAATGCTGCAGTCTATGGTGTTGGAGATATTGAATTCTCTCCCCTGGATGAATATAGACGCCTTGCAGAAGTCAATTTATTTGGTCTAGTCAGAGTTACAAAGAAATTTATTCCATTGGTTAGAAAATCAAAAGGTAATTTATAACAATGATGAGGTTTTCTTTATATGAGGGTATAAATACACACAATGAGACATCAACTTAAGATAGCAAcctaatagaccactttcgagttcatccgtcaccggcaaaaactcgtcaattatacacgcctttttgacgtcatttaccagatagaggggctcgcctgtatccctgcactatttacgttcatcaagcgtcttagtgatcgtctttgtgcaggataaactagaaataatggttgctctgtaggtacttactgacatttccctaatgacagcagtgttgattgtcaattttgagaattcaatttgccgaataattcgtacaatatagaattatagttttccaaccaatCGCTCagcattggaaggaagtgacaacgcccctaaacgcacaaatgacgatgataaaggcgcatataattgacgagttttttccggtgacggatgaactcgaaagtggtctattaaatTCGATCAGTATAGAATGACAGGTCAGATTTCATAtctaatatttatatacaacagaaataagaaaaatcttCTGACTCACTGATATATATGCAAGAAATAAGAAAGTACATACCCATTGGGTGATTCTAACCTAATGTCATGGATACTCGTAGCACTACTtggtcaataaaaaaaactaatgataCCAAATTATTCCAAAGGAGAATTTGAATATAATACCTTTTCAACCTCATTGTGttctttagtttaaaaaaaggcaaaatgatACTTGCTTTCACAAAAGAAATACCATACAAAAGGACTGGTCTAAATTGAAATGAGGTACAGGTATATAAGCTTGTCTATAGAGACTCATGAAATTAAGTATAAAAtggatatataaattatttatacatttatgcaTATGCATGTTTTTAAAGGTAGAATAGTAAACATAACCAGTAATAAAGGAAGAATAGGTATACCCAGTAATGCAGCATTCTGTATGACCAAATATGGACAAGAAGGATTTACAGATGCACTCAGAATAGAAATGAAGAAATTTGGTGTAAAAGTAATAACTATAGAACCTGGTAATTTTACTGGGTCCACTGCCATGCTTAATAAGAATAAGGTTTGTAGTTAGGATTGTACATTCATCTACAAAGGCaaactttgttataaaatcTACAAGAAAAATTTTGTGTGAAATgctaaataacatttttaaccaAGATTTCACAGaaaactttacattttaaagttaaaatttttggaTAATATGATTTACCATGAAGTTGTTGTtacatcaacttaaaacttaggaCACATGTGTATTATGAAAAGAATTTATAGAGTTGTATGTCAAAATTACTGTTATGACCCTGATTTCACAGTTAACTACTGCTGACATGTCATAGTGCAAGCTAAGCATCATAATCTTGTTTTACTTTACTTTAAGTAAAGCAAATTTCTTGCAAGTAGTCTCAATATTGCCTGAAATAATGTTTTAACAGTAGTTTAAATTAAGGTTCATTaagatttttgaaatagtttgaaaaataataatcttaCAGTTACCAACATACGAGACTGAGTTAGAAAAGATGTGGGAGAGTAGTCCACAAGAGGTAAAACAGACGTATGGTAAAAGTTATGTTGGTGGAATGATCAAATCCATAGCAGACTATTCATCCAAGTCCTGTAACTCTATAGCACCAGTTGTCGATACTATAGAAATGTCGGTTATATCTCAAAACCCAAAACAGCGATACCTTGTGGATGGAAGTAGTAGCCTGGTAGATCAAGACAATGTAAgtcagatatataaaaaagaagatatggtatgattgccaatgaggcaactcaccacaagagactaaataaaacagaaataaacagctataggtcaccttacagccttcaacaatgagaaaatcccataagttcatttatcaaaaatataagtttaaagCTCAAGACaacatacaataaaatcaatGCCAGTTTATTTGCAAAAGAAATTGAATACATATAGCAGCACTAAGTTAATAGGAATCCGCAATGTTCATCTGTTCATATGTGATGCCACAAACCTTAATAGATATTGTATAATGATtagaattttttctttttaaagtttgtgttttcgGGTTAGTATGAGATAAAATGATCATAATAAGATTTTGATATTAGAACAGTAAAGAATTTAGATATGATAgatttaagaagatgtggtatgagagtCAATGagactctccatccaagtcacaatttataaaagtaaaaccattataggtcaaggtacggtcttcacaAGCACAGTTTTAGTACattgaaaaatgtaaacagcCGTTGAATGTTTGACattggtttttttataaacaaaaatgattgccatgatttttttgttaaggtgtgttaatgtattttttatgaCTTTCTAATAatctatttttgtaaataaactttcaGCTTTTGATTCGACTTGGAAATGTTTTACCAGAACGTGTCATAGATTTCATGGTGGATAGAGCCTACAGTTCTGATAAGCTTCTTCCAAAGGAGAAATCTGCCTAGTAACAGTCATTAGTTCAAAGGACAATATGTCTCATTAGAGAAATgccatggatttttttttacttgccaTAATGATAAAAACCAATTTGCCACTAAGATCAAACTTGTCAAtagtcatattttaaaaaaaatcaataattatattttaaattttttcttaatttgtgtttCATAGTgatttgtacattttgtaattgtatttatttattaaatgttttctaCTACTGTCTGAATGTCTTCTTCTTGTTatagtttttaaagttttctacAATTTTGTGAAGGTTTGGACAAATAAActtgtaaacttttaaaattgaaaacactTTACTATGATTCCATACACTGTGTAAGATGACAGTACAGTACATCTCGTTTATCTTTAGTTTCAATGTATTCACCTACACAAATAGCAGACACAAAAACTAAAGGTTTGGACATTCTCCAATCACAATTGGGAGAGATATCCGGTGCTATGAAATGGAAACTTATATTGCTTTTGAAAGTTATTCCCTCCATATTTGCTAGTTATGAATTTCAGAAAGTTAGTGAAGGTTAACGCAGTAAAAGAACACTTGCCTtttttagggccctttatatcttgctgtttggtgtgagtcATGGAtttttgttgaaggctgtacttgatctataatggtttacttttacaaattgttaattggatggagagttgtctcaacggCACTCTTACCGcatctatatgtctgttactTATAACTACACACATTGCTGatggctatgaattaaataatgATGATTATGTACAAGAAAATTCTGTAATGAAATCTTTGCTGAGCAGTTTTTGACAGTGCTGGTGTTCTTTCTAAGTTGTCTCTGTCGTGGACACAAGCTTGAGATAGGCAAAATAACTGCCATATGTCTATGGATTTTGGAAAATTAAGTCTGTGCAGACTATTCAttccaagtatttctttatttgaaaactaaactaaattctgcacaatttttagAAATGACAATACATTTTACAAAGTAATATAAGAAAAGAATGGTGATATTACCCCTATAAACAGTGTGCAATTGATGTTATTTGAGTTGAGAGTTATTTCTTTTTGCAATAAACATGCAAAAAttcattcatataaaaaaaactaatttcaacttgtttttacatttaaaaaaaataaaatttggtgAACGTTCTACCctttgtttatttcatcacTTAGATCTAGTAAGAATTGTGTGTACTTAATATTGAGATTTGGTTAGACAATCAATAAGCTATCAAGTATGCcctcaaataaaattgagaatggaaatggggaatgtgtcaaagagacaacaacccgactgtagaaaaaaaaacacccaaaaaacaacagcagaaggtcatcaacaggtcttcaatgtagcaagaattcccacacccgtaggcgtccttcagctggccccataacaaatatatactagttcagtgataatgaacgccatactaatttccaaattgtacacaagaaactaaaattaaaataatacaagactaaaaaaggccagaggctcctgacttgggacaggcgcaaaaatgcggcggggttaaacatgtttgtgagatctcaacccttcccctatacctctagccaatgtaaacTCAAAACATGGCAACCAAGGGAAATTACATCACTTTTATCCAATGATATAAACTATGACAGGAAGATAAAACattgtcctaagtcaggagcctctggcctttgttcgtcttgtatgtttttaaattttagttcatttatatgttttggagttaagtatgacatCAATTTTCACTTTACACTATTTTGTTTAGGGCTAGCATAAGCACATGAGCTGCAGGATTTTCTTGgtgttgaagactcattggtggccttaagactgttttctgctctttggtgaggttgttgtctctttgacacataccccatttccattctcagttttattgttcacatatgaaattataaaactCATACCAAGTGAAAGATCACATAATTTATAAAGTTGAATGGTAAACAATTTTGGCATACCAAAAGATGTGGTTTCTCAGCCAGTTCATGAAATCTTTAAACTAAATCTGTTGGATGTCCACTGATTGCTACTTTAGATTGagagaaaattatttatttattagttgtaaTGCTTTGAACTAGGTTTAAATATGAGTTCTCTTATTTTGTTGGTTGTTGTCTATCTTTAAAAGGCTTGTATAGTCCACGATTTTTATTCTCTGAAATTGGACCCTCCAGAAGGGGTGCGGATTATAGAGTACAATAAGCAAGAAGTAACTTGGCGGTACACAAATGTATATGTGCCTTTTACCAATATTATGAGTTCAGCCATTTGTAATTGATTTACTTGCTTACTTTGTTTGATTGGATTTA
The genomic region above belongs to Mytilus trossulus isolate FHL-02 chromosome 7, PNRI_Mtr1.1.1.hap1, whole genome shotgun sequence and contains:
- the LOC134725284 gene encoding short-chain dehydrogenase/reductase family 9C member 7-like, producing MDSIRSYLGMGIKKFIGFQAFELTYLGVLAVLPFIVVQPFIAKTILFTAIVIILNVVYQKLTFRRINTEEKYVFITGCDTGFGNAVARRLSGEGLSVFAGCYNPDGKGASQLRSEYSSIQIIKLDITDDNSVDQAFAEIEKKVKDKGLWALINNAAVYGVGDIEFSPLDEYRRLAEVNLFGLVRVTKKFIPLVRKSKGRIVNITSNKGRIGIPSNAAFCMTKYGQEGFTDALRIEMKKFGVKVITIEPGNFTGSTAMLNKNKLPTYETELEKMWESSPQEVKQTYGKSYVGGMIKSIADYSSKSCNSIAPVVDTIEMSVISQNPKQRYLVDGSSSLVDQDNLLIRLGNVLPERVIDFMVDRAYSSDKLLPKEKSA